Genomic segment of Bacteroidota bacterium:
GAATCTGTGGTTGAAAAAATGGGAGACTCCCTTAAAAATATCGGCAAAAAGATCAAAGAGTCGATCTAGACTACAACAGCCAGCATTCAATTATTTAGAGCAGCATACCAACGCTTTGGTATGCTGCTTTTTTATTCTAATACCTCTTCGTCCGCTACACGCCACGGTGGATCAACCATGCAAAGGAAAACCAGTGGCTCATCTCCGGTATTTTCTATGCACTGAACCGCACCGGGTGGAATGTAAACGGTGTCGTTTGCTGTGACTGCCTCCTTTTCCTCGTCGATAAACATCGTGCCGCGGCCTGAGAGGATATAGTATACTTCTGCGGCTGCCAGTTTGTGTTTGAGAGATGTTTGCCGCGGCGGTACCACTGCGTGAGCGAGGCTGTATCTGATGGCAAGGTCTGTTTTGTCGGGATGCAAGATTTCTTTCAAAATCGTGGCGTCACCAGCAACAATCGTCGTGCAGTCCTGCAGTTTTCTTATAAACATAGTGTCTCCAAAAAACGAACATTTAGGGGCTCCCGGCGTTAGGAAGAGGCTAAAAAAATAAGCAGCCTAACTGAATGTCGGATACCTTTTTATCGAGCTTTTTGTCAAACCAGCGCTTTTGTCTGGTCACCCACGTAAGGCCTGATGGCGATGCCATTGGATCACAGCTTGCCATGGGGTTGTTGCTAGCCAAGTTGGGGAAAGAAGTTCATATGATCAATAGCGATCCGATTCCCGATAACATGGGATGGTTGCCTGAAGTTGGCCGGATCGAAGTGTTTAATGGGTCGCTCGACCAACGTGAGCGGTTTAGCAATGCGGATGCTGTGGTTGTGATGGATGCCAATGCGCAGAAGCGTTTGGGTGATGTGGGCTCACTTGTAAAGAATGCCGCCGGCACGCGTTACCTGATTGATCACCATACGAACCCGGAGTCCTGGTTTGATGTCTCCTACGTGAACGACAAAGCATCGTCAACCGGAGAGCTGGTCTTTGAGTTGATTGAAGCTGCAGACAAACTCGATTTGATCGATGAAGCCATTGCTTCTGCCCTGTACGCCGCCATCGTTACAGACACGGGTTCGTTCAAGTTTAGCGCAGTAACGCCGGCCTTGCACCGCAAAGTTGCCGAAATTCTCGAAAGAGGGGGCATACAGCCAACACCGGTGCACACAGCAATTTACGACACCCGTTCGCTTGCCAGCCTGCGTCTGCTTTCGCGGGCACTCGCCACCATAACGCTGAAGCACAACGGACAGGTGGGGTACATGGTTATCTCACAGCGTATGTTACGCGAACTCCAGGCTGATTCAGACGAGACAGACGGTTTTGTAAACTATGTTCTGTCTATCGAAAGCGTAAAAGCCGGCTTGCTGTTTTTAGAAACCGCAAAAGGCACCAAGGTTAGTTTTCGCTCTTCCACCGATACGCACGTAAATGGATGGGCCCAGTCATTTGGCGGTGGGGGACATCGTAATGCATCAGGTGCCTTCCTGAAAAAACCATTGGAGCGAACTATTGAAGAAGTGATCGCTGCTGCACCAGAGTTTATCGATATCGAAGGGCAAGATGTCCCTGAAGACGACTTGTTAACACCTGAAGACTTTCTGCGAAAATAGCGGGCATGCGGACGCACTTCTTCTACGCCGAAATAAAGTCCGAAAGTGCCCATTGCTGCGGTTACCCGATAGTTCAATACACCAACTTAAGTACGCAACTAGCGATACACTAGGCTGCCAGAAGACGCTGTTCGGTACCGCCGCAAACTGCAAGCTAAGCTTTGAAGATGAATCACGTGGCTTATGAAAGTATCAGTAACTACTCTTTCTATTGCTGAACTGGATGTCGAATTACTCCTCATCCCGGTAAGCGAATCGCATATAGAAGCAGCACGTCTCAACCTTGCAGAGGCATTTGGTGATGTCATTCAGCGTGCAGCGCCAGACTTTGACGGTAAAGCAGAAGAGCAGGTTGTACTCTATCCCGAGAAATCTCGCGCAAAACGGATTGCCCTGTTGGGCCTCGGGCCGTGGGAAAGTGTTGACAATGAAACCCTGCGTAGCGCAGCGTCAGCTGGTGCAACGCTTGCATACAAACTTAAAGTAGAAACAGCAGCTTGCATGCTGCCGGCAGGGGCGCTGGACGTTGATACGGCCACACAGGCGCTTGTCGAAGGCTTTGTGTTAGGGTCTTATCGGTTTGCAACGTACAAAACTGACGAAAAAGACAAGCGGCCCGGTCCAATGCGACTCGTACTGCACGCACAGGACCAGGAAAAAGCTTGCCGTGCTGGCGCGGAACGCGGACGCGTTATCGCTGAATCAGTCATTTCAGCGCGCGACCTCGTAAACACTTCTCCGAATGAGCAGACTGCTACACTGCTCGGCAAAGCCATCGAGCGCTCCGCAAAAAAGCACGGGTATGAAGCAGATGTATGGGATAAAGCGCTCATTGAAGAAGAGAAGATGGGTGGTATCCTTGCCGTCAACCTGGGAAGCGTAGAGCCCCCTACGTTTAGCATGCTCACGTGGAAACCTGAAAATTCGGTAAACGATAAACCAATTGTACTGGTTGGCAAAGGCGTGGTTTACGATACGGGCGGTTTGTCGCTTAAGCCCACCAAAGGCTCCATGGATTACATGAAGTCTGACATGGGGGGCGCGGCTGCTGTAATCGGCGCAATGGAAGCTATTGCCCGTTTGGCCCTGCCGTTACACGTAATTGGCATGGTGCCGGCAACCGACAACCGCCCCGGCGTAAATGCATACGTCCCCGGCGACGTGATCCGGATGCACTCGGGTAAAACCGTGGAGGTGCTCAATACTGACGCTGAGGGGCGCATGCTGTTGGCAGATGCCCTTTCGTATGCCCAAACATACAAGCCGGCGCTGGTGTTTGACCTCGCCACCCTCACAGGCGGCGCAGTGGTTGCCCTGGGACGCACTGCTGCTGCAGTCATGACAAACGAAACCGAAGGTGCAGCTGAACGCATTGAAGCAATTGAGGCTGCCGGCCGGGAGAGCGGTGACCTTGTCCACCGACTACCCATGTTTGCTGCATATGGCGATCAACTGAAAAGCAATGTGGCAGACATCAAAAACGTTGGGGGGAGGGAGGCCAGTTCTATAACTGCCGGTAAATTCCTCGAACATTTTGTAGACTACCCTTGGATACACGTAGATATTGCCGGCCCGGCATTTCTGCATGAACCCAAACCTTACCGTCCCTACGGCGGGACCGGATTTGGTGTGCGCCTCCTCGTAGAGTTTCTGAGGAACTACGCCAGTCCGCGTAAAAAGAAATAGAGCCTCTTGAGGCTGCATATATAGATTGTTCTCATGAAAACGAAACCTCGTATAGCGATTTCGCTTGGGGATCCGAATGGCATTGGTCCGGAAGTAACGCTGAAAAGCTTGCAAGACAGCCGGCTTTTGAAATATGTGGATCCTGTCATTATTGGTGATGCAGCGGTGCTCAATACCCACCTGGAGCATTTGCAGTTGCGTGACCTGAACATCAGGGTTGTACGCGACCTTACAGATGCCGCGCCGGGTGATCAGGTGATCACGGTGCTTGATATTAGCGATGGCAGCGAAGCCAATGTCGCGTTTGGGGAAATTACAGAAGCTGCCGGCGCACTTTCGATGAAGGCCGTCGAGCAAGCCGTTGATCTTTGCATGGAAGGTGTTGTTGATGGCATGGTCACCGCACCAATTTCGAAAGAAGCCATTTCCATGGCGGGTTACCAGAACAAGGGGCACTCTGGGTTCATCGCGCGCCGCACCAACTCCAAGTCCCATACGATGATGATGGTTTCGGAAGAAATGCGTGTGGGCCTCATCACCGAACATGTGCCAATTTGGGATGTGCCAAAGAAGATTACAAAAGAGGCGATTCTGGAACGGGTGAACATACTCTCGCACAGCCTCATCAATGACTTTGCCGTCGATCGGCCACGGATTGCGATACTTGGTCTCAATCCCCACGCAGGAGATGGTGGCTTGTTGGGGCGCGAGGAGCAGGATACCATTATGCCGGCCATCGAAGCCAGTTGCGAACAGGGGCATCTGGTGTTTGGGCCATTCCCTGCGGATGGCTTTTTTGCAGTTGGCGGATTCCGGAATTATGACGCCATCCTCGCGATGTACCACGACCAGGGATTAATTCCGTTCAAAACAATTGCCTTTGGACATGGTGTAAATTACACCGCAGGTTTACCAATCGTAAGAACTTCACCCGATCACGGCACAGCGTTTAATATAGCCGGCCAGGGCAAAGCTTCTCCGGCAAGCATGCGCAGCGCAATTTATCTTGCACTGGATATCGTACGCCAGCGCAATGTTGCCCAGGTGCCAGAATAAACGGGTACCGTACATTATTCAATACCACTTTAGAAATTGCCGCGTATTGCTGGCATGAATTCTGATAGTCCTCTGTACATTGGTCCACTCCACATACTTACCCCGTTTGAACGATGGAAACGCTCGATGTAGATAATCTGGAAGATGCTGTCCCGTACAGCGTGATTGCCAAAGGTTATGACTTTATCATGTCGCATGTAGATTATAGCATGTGGGCGGAATTCACCGACGGCTTGTTGTGGCACCTGCATCCCAACCCTGTATCCGTCCGTGAACTGGGGTGTGGTACGGGCACTTTTGCCCTGCATCTGCAACCCCTGGGCGAATACGAGTATACAGCCACAGATATCTGCGCAGAAATGATTGATGTTGCGCGGGACAAGGTGAAAGAAGCCGGCTGTGAAATTGCGTTTGAGGTTGAAGACTTTAGCAACTACACCGTTAAGTCGCCCCACGACGTAATTATCCTGCTTTATGATGGCCTCAATTACCTCGTGGAGGAGGAGAAAATAGCGTCGTTATTTGCCTGTACATATAAGGCCCTGAAGCCCGGTGGGATCTTCTTTTTTGATCAGAGTACGCCGGCTAATTCCATCAATAACGAAGAATTTTTCAGAGATGAAGGGGAAATGGATGGATTTTCGTATGTTCGGGGCAGCCAATATGATCGCGAAACACGGCTGCATACGACAACCTTCGAGATCAAAACGAGTGGCAAGACCTTTTTCGAGAAGCACGTACAGCGCGCTTATACCATGCAGCAGATAAAAACGCTGGTGCATCGTGCAGGGCTTGAAATTGTACACGCTTTTGACGGATTTTCGTCTGAAGTAGCCAGCGAAGACTCTGAGCGAATCCACTGGGTTGTCCGCCGGCCGGCCTGATTTTTCAGGCTTGCAATGCGCAGGGCCGGGACCCAACCAAGCCGGACATCTGCAAAAAAGTGGTGCATAATTGAAACTTAGTTTTTATTTATCGAATACATGCACCCATAATTAATGACTACCGGTTGTGCATAACGCATGAACCTGGCCTGACAAATCTGATATAGCACATTGATTGAATTAAAAGACGTATCCATCTCCTACCCTTTGCCTAACGGCACAAATCGAACGGTTCTAGAAAACTTGTCCTTAAGGATCGATCAGGGTGAAATGGTTTATCTGATCGGGCAGACGGGAAGCGGCAAGAGTACATTGCTGCGTATGTTGTACATGGACCTGATCCCTGATCGCGGCATCTGCCGCATTGGCGACTACCGGTCCGACATGATCCGCCCGAAAGACATCCCCTATCTTCGCCGTTCGCTTGGCGTTGTATACCAGGATTTTCAGTTGCTGCCAGATCGCACCGTATTTGAAAACGTCGCGTTTGCGCTGCATGTAACGGGTAAAAAAGGCAACGTAGTAAAAAATCGTGCAATGCAGGTATTGGCCCGTGTTGGGCTTTCGCATAAAAGCCGGCGCTTTCCCCACGAAATTTCTGGTGGTGAGCAGCAGCGCGTATCTGTCGCCCGGTCTATTGTCAACGAACCCTGGATTCTGCTTGCCGATGAGCCCACGGGTAACCTTGACCCCCGCGTGGCGGATGAAATCCACAAGCTGCTCCTCAGTCTGAACCGCCAGGGCATGACCGTGCTCATGGCCACCCACGATTACCGGCTGGTCAAAAAGTATCCTGCCCGAACGCTGGCGTTGATGAACCAGCAAATTGTCGAAGTACAGGCCCAGGCCCTGTAACCCATCTCCAATAGCTCTTTTTTGTCGCATACCCGGCTGATTTAACCAGTCGGATGCGCTCTACTGCGCTTCATTTTCGAACTTCCAGCAGTTTTACATTCTATCCCCTATATTTCGGGTCGAAAGCTTAAACCACCGCAACCCTCTTTAAGCTTCTCCAATTGTTAGGTGGCCAAGGCCCTCCTATACGCACCTCATTGAGCGATAGTGCAGAAGATTCTGTTACGCGACTTGTTGTGTACCAATTGGTATTCCTGTAATTCCCACAATATTGTATGTAGCTATATGGAGATTCTTGAGCATTTTATTGGTTTTATGAATGACCTCCTGGCCTACCCGCTCATCTTCTTCCTGTTGGGCACGGGTATCTGGCTGACCTTGAGGCTTAGTTTTGTGCAATTTCGCCGGCTCGGGCATGGTATTGCGGTGACCACTGGTAAATATGACGATGAAGATAAACCCGGGGATGTGTCCCATTTTCAGGCGCTGACAACTGCGCTCTCAGCAACGGTAGGTATTGGTAACATCGCAGGGGTAGCCATTGCGATTCACTGGGGTGGCCCCGGTGCGCTGTTCTGGATGTGGGTGACGGCGTTGCTTGGTATGGCAACAAAATATAGTGAGGTAACCCTCGCACAGCACTTCCGCCAGGATCTGGGTACCAATGATCGCGCTGGTTCTGTTGCCGGCGGTCCTATGTATTACATCGAACATGGTCTGGGCAAAAGTTGGAAGCCCGTTGCCGTGTTCTTTGCGTTTATGCTCATGGTCACTTCTTTCATGACTGGCAACGCAATCCAGGCCAATACCGTTGCTACACAGATGTACGCAAACTTTGGTATTTCTACCTGGATTACCGGTATCATCACGGCCACGATCGTTGGTATTGTTATTATCGGCGGTATCAAGCGTATTGGTCGCGTGACCAGTATCCTTGCCCCCGTGATGGCAGCCATTTACGTGGTTGGCGCGCTCTTGATTATCGGATCTGACGTTGGTGCTGCTTTTAGCGCACTCGGGACCATTTTCTCAGAAGCGTTTAATCCTACCTCTGGTGTAGCCGGAACTGGTATTGGTGTTTTCTTGATGACGATGCAACGTGGGGTACAGCGCGGGCTGTTCTCGAACGAGGCTGGTCAAGGTTCTGCACCGATTGCACACTCCGCGGCTAAAACCGATGAGCCGGTTTCTGAAGGCGTTGTTGCGCTACTCGAACCGTTCATTGATACCATTATCATCTGTACGCTGACCGGTATCGTTGTTATTAGCACGGGCGTATGGCAAGATAAGTTTGACACAACCCTGGAATTGGGGGATGGTAATATTTCCTATGTAGTAGGGGATACCAATGTCGGCTTTGAGCCAACCACTTCGCCAGACGCGCTACGCTTCGATGGTGGCGATGAAGCTGACGCAGAGATGCCGCAGCTTGCCTACTTCGACATTCCTGTAGGCCAGGTATTTACAGATGCCGATCAGACCCAGCTCTTCCA
This window contains:
- a CDS encoding cupin domain-containing protein, with protein sequence MFIRKLQDCTTIVAGDATILKEILHPDKTDLAIRYSLAHAVVPPRQTSLKHKLAAAEVYYILSGRGTMFIDEEKEAVTANDTVYIPPGAVQCIENTGDEPLVFLCMVDPPWRVADEEVLE
- a CDS encoding bifunctional oligoribonuclease/PAP phosphatase NrnA: MSDTFLSSFLSNQRFCLVTHVRPDGDAIGSQLAMGLLLAKLGKEVHMINSDPIPDNMGWLPEVGRIEVFNGSLDQRERFSNADAVVVMDANAQKRLGDVGSLVKNAAGTRYLIDHHTNPESWFDVSYVNDKASSTGELVFELIEAADKLDLIDEAIASALYAAIVTDTGSFKFSAVTPALHRKVAEILERGGIQPTPVHTAIYDTRSLASLRLLSRALATITLKHNGQVGYMVISQRMLRELQADSDETDGFVNYVLSIESVKAGLLFLETAKGTKVSFRSSTDTHVNGWAQSFGGGGHRNASGAFLKKPLERTIEEVIAAAPEFIDIEGQDVPEDDLLTPEDFLRK
- a CDS encoding leucyl aminopeptidase, with translation MKVSVTTLSIAELDVELLLIPVSESHIEAARLNLAEAFGDVIQRAAPDFDGKAEEQVVLYPEKSRAKRIALLGLGPWESVDNETLRSAASAGATLAYKLKVETAACMLPAGALDVDTATQALVEGFVLGSYRFATYKTDEKDKRPGPMRLVLHAQDQEKACRAGAERGRVIAESVISARDLVNTSPNEQTATLLGKAIERSAKKHGYEADVWDKALIEEEKMGGILAVNLGSVEPPTFSMLTWKPENSVNDKPIVLVGKGVVYDTGGLSLKPTKGSMDYMKSDMGGAAAVIGAMEAIARLALPLHVIGMVPATDNRPGVNAYVPGDVIRMHSGKTVEVLNTDAEGRMLLADALSYAQTYKPALVFDLATLTGGAVVALGRTAAAVMTNETEGAAERIEAIEAAGRESGDLVHRLPMFAAYGDQLKSNVADIKNVGGREASSITAGKFLEHFVDYPWIHVDIAGPAFLHEPKPYRPYGGTGFGVRLLVEFLRNYASPRKKK
- the pdxA gene encoding 4-hydroxythreonine-4-phosphate dehydrogenase PdxA, which gives rise to MKTKPRIAISLGDPNGIGPEVTLKSLQDSRLLKYVDPVIIGDAAVLNTHLEHLQLRDLNIRVVRDLTDAAPGDQVITVLDISDGSEANVAFGEITEAAGALSMKAVEQAVDLCMEGVVDGMVTAPISKEAISMAGYQNKGHSGFIARRTNSKSHTMMMVSEEMRVGLITEHVPIWDVPKKITKEAILERVNILSHSLINDFAVDRPRIAILGLNPHAGDGGLLGREEQDTIMPAIEASCEQGHLVFGPFPADGFFAVGGFRNYDAILAMYHDQGLIPFKTIAFGHGVNYTAGLPIVRTSPDHGTAFNIAGQGKASPASMRSAIYLALDIVRQRNVAQVPE
- a CDS encoding class I SAM-dependent methyltransferase — its product is METLDVDNLEDAVPYSVIAKGYDFIMSHVDYSMWAEFTDGLLWHLHPNPVSVRELGCGTGTFALHLQPLGEYEYTATDICAEMIDVARDKVKEAGCEIAFEVEDFSNYTVKSPHDVIILLYDGLNYLVEEEKIASLFACTYKALKPGGIFFFDQSTPANSINNEEFFRDEGEMDGFSYVRGSQYDRETRLHTTTFEIKTSGKTFFEKHVQRAYTMQQIKTLVHRAGLEIVHAFDGFSSEVASEDSERIHWVVRRPA
- a CDS encoding ATP-binding cassette domain-containing protein — encoded protein: MSLRIDQGEMVYLIGQTGSGKSTLLRMLYMDLIPDRGICRIGDYRSDMIRPKDIPYLRRSLGVVYQDFQLLPDRTVFENVAFALHVTGKKGNVVKNRAMQVLARVGLSHKSRRFPHEISGGEQQRVSVARSIVNEPWILLADEPTGNLDPRVADEIHKLLLSLNRQGMTVLMATHDYRLVKKYPARTLALMNQQIVEVQAQAL
- a CDS encoding sodium:alanine symporter family protein: MNDLLAYPLIFFLLGTGIWLTLRLSFVQFRRLGHGIAVTTGKYDDEDKPGDVSHFQALTTALSATVGIGNIAGVAIAIHWGGPGALFWMWVTALLGMATKYSEVTLAQHFRQDLGTNDRAGSVAGGPMYYIEHGLGKSWKPVAVFFAFMLMVTSFMTGNAIQANTVATQMYANFGISTWITGIITATIVGIVIIGGIKRIGRVTSILAPVMAAIYVVGALLIIGSDVGAAFSALGTIFSEAFNPTSGVAGTGIGVFLMTMQRGVQRGLFSNEAGQGSAPIAHSAAKTDEPVSEGVVALLEPFIDTIIICTLTGIVVISTGVWQDKFDTTLELGDGNISYVVGDTNVGFEPTTSPDALRFDGGDEADAEMPQLAYFDIPVGQVFTDADQTQLFQGTIYPGQARAEGANGQEYTVLYTQAARSSSPLTSLGFEKGLEPMGLGWLGKYIVLICVLMFALSTAISWSYYGDRCANYLWGAKAILPYKFVYVLMHFLGAIVAVTTIWDLGDVALSLVTIPNVIALFMLSGLVKKLTDKYFEEKPWEK